The Bombus vancouverensis nearcticus unplaced genomic scaffold, iyBomVanc1_principal scaffold0040, whole genome shotgun sequence nucleotide sequence aacgtcggggacgaacgattgtcgggtgaagagggttcgacgctggaggagctgaggaataagctcgcgcgaatgaacctccctatatcgggtgcgaggtcagtgctgattgcaaggctgaatcgggcgtgtagggttggacaatcgtatcgtaagggatcgacgggcggtgaagagctaaccggtcaacgagatttagaaaatgtacagagagctgagcgtgatcgtaacgaaggtgaggatgttgagaaaatgaatacgaaggagttgaaggagcgcctcgctagtttgggtttaaaaacgacgggaagaaaagtagaattacgcgcacggctacgagcggccatggatggtaatgacatattgtcggaagaagaaagcgacgacgaaagtgaggatgaagatgacaagaaaaacgcaagaggatacaagagagatacgcgaagggtgcatcaggaccgtgacgaatgttgtcgaagggcatgtgttggttcgacactgagttttagagacgtcgaagatgcattagagtcgtttagtggcaacagaggtgaaaatgtcgaacgatggttcgagtcgttcgaggaagtcgctgatacgtgcatgtggtcggatgggcagaaggcagtctacgcgaggaagctgctgaagggatcagcgaaaatatttgcgagcttcgagtgtcatgccaggacttggcatgagttgaagagggggctagtgaaagaattttcgaggaaagtcaacagtaggcaagtacatcagaaacttgaagaaacaaaaaaggagagtgatcaagcatgtttggcttacatgtaccgcatgctcgaaatagccagccatgtggacatggaggaggaagcaaaggtggaatacatagtggatggaataatagacgacgagaacaataaggctgtattgtacggcgctacgtcaatcaaagggttgaggaagaggttagtgatgtacgaagagcagaagagtcgcagagcaaagtcgattgtgaagtcggctaaaacccagaagaacgggaagcccagtcaatctgtagatgcaatgaagaaaagaagatgcttcatctgcggtagtgaggatcacctaagtgttaagtgtccggagaggggagaaggtgttaggtgtttcaagtgcagcggatttggacatgtggcggcgaattgtacagcgcgacaagtaaagacttacgtaatctcaagaccggagaggaaaaagtacgtgaaggacgtgtcgatagatggctgcaggtttgtctcgttagtggatacaggtagtgaccttacgttcatacgagcggatgagtatgtgaggttaggatcaccacctctgggaaactgcaaacttaagtttgatggttttggttccgctggcaatagtacctggggcgagttcacaagggtaatgacggtcgacgggtacgactttactgtcactctgcatgttgtctcgaataaggtaatgacaagacacagtctactcttaggtaccgactttttagaccaggtagagttgcgagtcaaacggggcgaggtgacatttttacgactcgacgatcagaccgacggtcacgaggacgcgccggatgtactgagggtaaacgcggtagaacagaccgacgaaacagacctgacacacgtacgggaaccgcattatcgtgaagcgattcgcgatattattaaagggtataggccggagaagaagagagacgtcgggataaccgcgaaaatagttctgaaaagcgacaaaccggtagcgcgaagaccgcgaagactggcgccgtcggaaagaaaggaagtagatgatctgatggaagcgtggacatacgagggtgtcatcaaatcgccagacttggagtatgcgagtccgataggtgtagttagaaagaaagatttgtgtgtgcgtgtggctagatgggccttgttactaggcgagattaagtatcaggtgtgtcatcggccggggaaaagtatgcagcatgtagatgctccgagtaggaaccccctgccgagcactatgtatgtaacggagagtgaagacgggctgattgcacggttgagaagggcacagaacaaggacattgaagtccgtaggattttggacgccgcaacgtgcagtcaggccgatgggcaggtagtaagaaacaatattttgtataaggagtgtgaggacgatgtgctaatagtagtatcgaaggcgatgcgggctcaggtagtcaggcaagcgcacgagcgtgggcatttcgaggttaccaaaaccgaagctatggtcaagaaggacttctggttcaaggggttgcgCGAGAAGGGCGAACACATGGTATCCAACTgtcttgactgtagcctaaccgaacgaaacataggtaagctagaagggaacctgcgaaattacaagaaaagaagaaagcgtgtgaAGCaataccgaaggaaggacccgcacattttatgaaaccttgggtcctaaacgccgaaagtgacgcatctgatgacagcgagatagaaggcaacatctgagggcagatgttattgcaggatggccgaatgtagtatcgtggacgaaaggcctgggaaatatcgggcgaactatgaacaatgtcgcgagagccgaggcgccgtcgggcccatcaatgtgtcatcggtcttttcaagtgcatagtttcgtggaaaagacctacgtgaccctggccacgagcgtctgcggaacacgtgtgcggtgggcctaggaaaaggacaacagactgggacaacggccagagagggttagtcgaggagcagagtgcgagtcgagaacgagagtgcgagcggagaagccgagtgcgagtcgagcggagacggaggttgcgagtggcgttgccgagagagtgtggattgcactgtgttctgtacgtttggtatgaatagtt carries:
- the LOC143304563 gene encoding uncharacterized protein LOC143304563, whose product is MANVGDERLSGEEGSTLEELRNKLARMNLPISGARSVLIARLNRACRVGQSYRKGSTGGEELTGQRDLENVQRAERDRNEGEDVEKMNTKELKERLASLGLKTTGRKVELRARLRAAMDGNDILSEEESDDESEDEDDKKNARGYKRDTRRVHQDRDECCRRACVGSTLSFRDVEDALESFSGNRGENVERWFESFEEVADTCMWSDGQKAVYARKLLKGSAKIFASFECHARTWHELKRGLVKEFSRKVNSRQVHQKLEETKKESDQACLAYMYRMLEIASHVDMEEEAKVEYIVDGIIDDENNKAVLYGATSIKGLRKRLVMYEEQKSRRAKSIVKSAKTQKNGKPSQSVDAMKKRRCFICGSEDHLSVKCPERGEGVRCFKCSGFGHVAANCTARQVKTYVISRPERKKYVKDVSIDGCRFVSLVDTGSDLTFIRADEYVRLGSPPLGNCKLKFDGFGSAGNSTWGEFTRVMTVDGYDFTVTLHVVSNKVMTRHSLLLGTDFLDQVELRVKRGEVTFLRLDDQTDGHEDAPDVLRVNAVEQTDETDLTHVREPHYREAIRDIIKGYRPEKKRDVGITAKIVLKSDKPVARRPRRLAPSERKEVDDLMEAWTYEGVIKSPDLEYASPIGVVRKKDLCVRVARWALLLGEIKYQVCHRPGKSMQHVDAPSRNPLPSTMYVTESEDGLIARLRRAQNKDIEVRRILDAATCSQADGQVVRNNILYKECEDDVLIVVSKAMRAQVVRQAHERGHFEVTKTEAMVKKDFWFKGLREKGEHMVSNCLDCSLTERNIGKLEGNLRNYKKRRKRVKQYRRKDPHIL